In one window of Roseovarius nanhaiticus DNA:
- a CDS encoding putative 2-aminoethylphosphonate ABC transporter ATP-binding protein codes for MTEATAAPAYLKIENLWKAFGDFLALSDVSLAIKEGEFVCFLGPSGCGKTTLLRAIAGLDLQTRGKIEQGGKDVSNLPPSERDFGIVFQSYALFPNLTIERNIAFGLENTGRKKPEIDARVTELLGLVGLEEQRKKYPAQLSGGQQQRIALARAIATNPGLLLLDEPLSALDAKVRIYLRHEIKELQRKLGVTTVMVTHDQEEALSMADRIVVINHGRVEQVGTPTEVYRHPSTLFVAGFIGDMNHFDAASAGPGRVHVGDKVIETEPHSFSDGDAVIVAIRPEDVIPHGAEAGASGEVETEGNTLDVEVTEMEFLGSYWRCRLASPTFGKGELYANFSMNAVRRLELSEGRRMMIELPKSRVMVFAADEG; via the coding sequence GTGACCGAGGCGACCGCAGCCCCCGCTTATCTGAAAATCGAGAACCTGTGGAAAGCCTTTGGCGACTTCTTGGCCCTCAGCGACGTATCGCTGGCGATCAAGGAAGGCGAATTCGTTTGCTTCCTGGGCCCCTCGGGCTGCGGCAAAACCACTCTTTTGCGGGCCATAGCGGGGCTGGACCTGCAGACGCGCGGCAAGATCGAGCAGGGCGGCAAGGACGTATCGAACCTGCCCCCGTCCGAGCGTGACTTCGGCATCGTCTTTCAATCCTACGCGCTGTTCCCGAACCTGACGATCGAGCGCAACATCGCGTTCGGGCTAGAGAATACCGGGCGGAAAAAGCCCGAAATCGACGCGCGCGTCACCGAGCTTCTCGGCCTTGTCGGCCTTGAGGAGCAGCGCAAGAAATATCCTGCGCAACTCTCGGGCGGGCAGCAGCAGCGCATCGCGCTCGCCCGCGCCATCGCCACCAACCCGGGCCTATTGCTTCTGGACGAGCCGCTCTCGGCGCTCGACGCCAAGGTGCGCATCTATCTGCGCCACGAGATCAAGGAGCTCCAACGCAAGCTGGGCGTGACGACCGTGATGGTCACGCATGACCAGGAAGAGGCGCTGTCGATGGCCGACCGGATCGTGGTCATCAACCACGGCCGGGTCGAGCAGGTCGGCACCCCGACCGAGGTCTACCGCCATCCCAGTACGCTGTTCGTCGCCGGATTTATTGGCGACATGAATCATTTCGATGCCGCCTCGGCCGGGCCCGGCCGCGTGCATGTCGGCGACAAGGTGATCGAGACCGAGCCGCATAGTTTCTCGGATGGCGACGCCGTGATCGTCGCGATTCGCCCCGAGGATGTGATCCCGCACGGCGCCGAGGCCGGCGCTTCGGGTGAGGTCGAAACCGAAGGAAACACCCTCGACGTCGAAGTGACCGAGATGGAGTTTCTGGGCTCTTACTGGCGCTGCCGTCTAGCGTCACCGACCTTCGGCAAAGGCGAGCTTTATGCGAACTTTTCGATGAACGCGGTGCGCCGGCTGGAACTGAGCGAGGGACGCCGCATGATGATCGAGCTGCCAAAGAGCCGCGTCATGGTCTTTGCGGCGGACGAGGGCTGA
- a CDS encoding putative 2-aminoethylphosphonate ABC transporter substrate-binding protein encodes MTLKLTSGFAALTAALLATAASAETELTVYTAVEAEDLTRYAAKFNEVHPDITINWVRDSTGVITAKLLAERDNPQADVVWGLAATSLLLLKSEGMLEPYAPEGVDKLSPNFVDKDNPPAWVGMDAWVAAVCFNTIEGDKLGLTAPTSWKDLTDPQYENHIIMPNPNSSGTGFLDVSSWLQMFGEEEGWAYMDALHNNIARYTHSGSAPCKLAASGEIPIGISFAFRGAKSKADGAPIDIIVPSEGVGWDMEATAIVAGTDSLEAAQKLVDFTVTEDAMRMYNVGYAVVAIPGIAQPVEHFPEGLTDAMIDNDFEFAANNRARILEEWQSRYDGKSDPQ; translated from the coding sequence ATGACCCTCAAACTGACTTCCGGTTTTGCGGCCCTGACGGCAGCCCTTTTGGCCACCGCGGCGTCCGCCGAGACCGAGCTGACCGTCTATACCGCCGTCGAGGCCGAGGATCTGACCCGGTACGCGGCCAAGTTCAATGAGGTCCATCCCGACATCACGATCAATTGGGTGCGCGATTCAACCGGCGTCATCACGGCCAAACTTCTGGCCGAGCGTGACAATCCGCAAGCCGATGTCGTATGGGGTCTGGCCGCCACGTCGCTATTGCTGCTGAAATCCGAAGGCATGCTAGAGCCCTATGCGCCCGAGGGCGTGGACAAGCTAAGCCCGAATTTCGTCGACAAGGACAATCCTCCCGCGTGGGTCGGCATGGATGCCTGGGTCGCTGCGGTCTGCTTTAATACGATCGAAGGCGACAAGTTGGGCCTGACCGCACCGACGTCGTGGAAGGATCTGACCGATCCGCAATACGAGAATCACATCATCATGCCGAACCCGAATTCTTCGGGCACCGGCTTCCTCGACGTCTCCAGCTGGCTGCAGATGTTCGGCGAGGAGGAAGGTTGGGCCTATATGGATGCGCTGCACAACAATATCGCGCGCTATACCCATTCCGGCTCGGCGCCTTGCAAACTGGCCGCATCGGGTGAAATTCCGATTGGTATCTCGTTCGCTTTCCGCGGCGCCAAATCCAAGGCGGACGGCGCGCCCATCGACATCATCGTACCCAGCGAAGGCGTCGGCTGGGACATGGAAGCGACGGCCATCGTCGCCGGCACCGATAGCCTTGAGGCCGCGCAGAAGCTGGTCGATTTCACCGTCACCGAGGATGCGATGCGGATGTACAATGTCGGTTATGCCGTCGTTGCCATTCCCGGCATCGCGCAGCCGGTCGAGCATTTCCCCGAAGGTCTGACGGATGCGATGATCGACAATGATTTTGAGTTTGCGGCGAATAACCGGGCCCGCATCCTCGAGGAATGGCAGTCGCGTTACGACGGCAAGTCGGATCCCCAGTGA
- a CDS encoding Na/Pi cotransporter family protein, translated as MAILTFLLNLAGATMLLLFAVRMVRTGIERSFGAQFQRWLTQRESLAGSGATGVVMALILQSSAAVALLASGFAAAGYLSFPAGLAVVLGGDLGSALIIQVLSFRLDWLIPLLLTVGGWLFIKTEGRKWRQAGRILMGIAFILISLQLLRATMEPIKDSAFLPAIAEYLARDFITAFIVGAALAFVMHSSVAAILMCVTLVHIGAIPFAAGLSLVLGANLGSAGIPVYLTRGMNPEGRRIPLANLALRGTWSLAALLGINLGSDPALLIIAAPGQSLIYAHVAFNLSLLLVGLTLCRPLARPFAAMLPSNAQAAPEQHEEVSVLDHDAVHTPQLAIASLKREILRMMGLVERMYGPIQSLYQEGDRARMRAIKLQDSAVNAALLSIRRYVADIPMDKYTKEEAKIVRSLMEYAIRLEAAGDLVSGQFLRTAQEKEEGGVQLSDDGWSELRHMFEAVRANFKLASNVLISDDLESARLLVMEKTEIKQEERRSRKRHLQRLSEGRADSFESSDIHLETLRALRDMNGHISAVAYPILYRNGQLLETRLIQTMEDDPDQ; from the coding sequence ATGGCGATTCTCACCTTTTTGCTGAACCTTGCGGGCGCCACGATGCTGCTGCTTTTTGCCGTGCGCATGGTGCGCACCGGGATCGAGCGCAGCTTCGGCGCGCAGTTCCAGCGGTGGCTGACCCAACGGGAAAGTCTGGCCGGATCGGGCGCGACGGGTGTCGTGATGGCCCTCATCCTGCAAAGTTCGGCGGCGGTGGCGCTTTTGGCCTCAGGCTTTGCCGCGGCGGGATACCTTTCGTTTCCTGCCGGGCTCGCCGTGGTGTTGGGCGGCGATCTGGGCTCGGCTCTGATCATTCAGGTGCTGTCCTTCCGTCTTGACTGGTTGATCCCGCTTTTGCTGACGGTCGGCGGTTGGCTGTTCATCAAGACGGAAGGGCGCAAATGGCGGCAGGCGGGGCGGATCCTGATGGGCATCGCCTTCATCCTGATTTCGCTGCAACTGCTGCGCGCCACGATGGAGCCGATCAAGGATAGCGCGTTCCTGCCCGCGATTGCCGAGTATCTGGCGCGTGATTTCATCACCGCTTTCATCGTGGGGGCGGCGCTGGCCTTTGTCATGCATTCCAGCGTCGCGGCAATCCTGATGTGCGTTACCCTCGTGCATATTGGCGCGATCCCCTTCGCCGCTGGACTGTCTCTGGTGCTGGGCGCCAATCTGGGCAGCGCCGGTATTCCGGTCTATCTGACGCGCGGCATGAACCCCGAGGGGCGGCGCATTCCCCTGGCCAATCTGGCGCTGCGCGGCACCTGGTCGCTGGCGGCGCTTTTGGGAATTAACCTTGGATCCGATCCGGCCCTCTTGATCATCGCGGCGCCGGGTCAGTCCCTGATTTACGCGCATGTCGCATTCAATCTGTCACTGCTGCTTGTGGGTCTGACGCTCTGCCGCCCGCTTGCGCGGCCCTTTGCGGCGATGCTGCCGTCCAACGCGCAGGCCGCGCCCGAACAGCATGAGGAGGTGAGCGTGCTGGATCACGATGCGGTGCACACGCCTCAACTGGCCATTGCCAGCCTCAAGCGCGAGATCTTGCGGATGATGGGCCTGGTCGAGCGGATGTATGGCCCAATCCAATCCCTTTACCAGGAAGGCGACCGGGCCCGCATGCGCGCGATCAAGTTGCAGGACAGCGCAGTCAACGCCGCGCTACTGTCAATTCGTCGCTATGTCGCGGATATCCCCATGGACAAATATACCAAGGAAGAGGCCAAGATCGTGCGCAGTCTGATGGAATACGCCATCCGGCTTGAGGCGGCGGGTGATCTGGTTTCGGGACAGTTTCTGCGCACCGCGCAGGAAAAGGAAGAGGGCGGCGTGCAGCTGTCCGACGATGGCTGGTCCGAACTGCGCCATATGTTCGAGGCGGTCCGCGCCAATTTCAAGCTGGCCAGCAATGTCCTGATTTCTGACGACCTGGAGAGCGCACGCCTGCTGGTCATGGAAAAGACCGAGATCAAGCAAGAAGAGCGTCGCAGTCGCAAGCGCCACCTTCAGCGCCTGTCCGAGGGCCGCGCCGACAGCTTTGAGTCCAGCGATATCCACCTCGAGACCTTGCGCGCGCTGCGCGACATGAACGGCCATATCTCGGCGGTGGCTTATCCCATCCTCTACCGCAACGGCCAGTTGCTGGAGACCCGCTTGATCCAGACAATGGAAGACGATCCGGATCAATAG
- a CDS encoding SDR family oxidoreductase, whose protein sequence is MKVLVAGATGKTGRRVVGELQKMGHTPIAMVRESSDTSVLPEGAQTRVADLTDLSGDVCDGCDAVIFAAGSGGDTGEELTRKVDRDGAQRLVDIAEKAGVSRFVMLSSVGTEQPEKGGEMQHYLEAKRAADDHLEASGLPYAILRPVALTDEDGTREMRFGDDVDVEAKAARGDVAHVLADAVENADWQGKNLLMQSV, encoded by the coding sequence ATGAAAGTTCTCGTAGCAGGAGCCACGGGCAAGACGGGCCGCCGCGTTGTCGGCGAATTGCAGAAGATGGGGCACACGCCCATCGCCATGGTCCGAGAAAGCTCGGACACCAGCGTGCTGCCCGAGGGCGCGCAGACCCGCGTTGCGGATCTGACGGACTTGTCGGGCGATGTCTGCGATGGGTGCGATGCCGTGATCTTTGCCGCAGGATCAGGCGGAGACACCGGCGAGGAGCTGACCCGCAAGGTTGACCGCGACGGCGCGCAGCGCCTTGTCGATATCGCTGAAAAGGCGGGCGTATCGCGCTTTGTCATGCTCAGCTCGGTCGGCACGGAGCAGCCCGAAAAAGGCGGCGAGATGCAGCACTATCTCGAGGCCAAACGCGCGGCTGATGATCACCTCGAAGCGTCTGGCCTACCTTACGCAATCCTGCGCCCCGTCGCCTTGACCGACGAGGATGGGACGCGAGAAATGCGCTTTGGCGACGATGTGGATGTCGAGGCGAAGGCCGCCCGCGGCGACGTCGCCCATGTGCTGGCCGATGCGGTCGAGAATGCCGATTGGCAGGGGAAAAACCTGCTGATGCAATCCGTATGA
- a CDS encoding TniQ family protein, whose product MTPETHESLLGYIKRRSDAEGFPEAGGFLTMLGQSYGRAMVEEAERLAEDLDIDLATLEPILPSAQSKDPALDWSFHRMHRDPVCPSCIAACQPRRKEWRHAMVSACAEHGCQLIDECPGCGGPLTLLGDGYAGCLCGAHYGDANAVPASSLETEFSRMIAGRSAKLAGVELCADDGLHNARTVWFLSANMAKARTGKEGKSIYPKTVTEARAWLKPVEALLLDWPTAFDDHVVQRWNAPGAEGMTAAMRLGAWYRGLLRQKGALAKALLSRCLIVVSTVCGDAYKTNRHKDGSTWVSAAQAGDILGIRSERVVEAVRDGTMIGSQGRSGTGHLHTIVRMQDVEEVHELRARSGTKEKVRSILGVSRKQFQLMDEAKFFGDECRMPPHPCVDGVFDLENIRNILDRIRQGPRDDNADPAGLVSFRKINLRRTTDRTAVLKIYRLIANRELRALKFAQDDSLGDALFSEAEISRLLQEQGGARAWTAGEIAGFSGWKPECVTGWCEQGLLQATRGKRGSFNVWQISEEALSRFRQEFQVVSDLAKEGKTTSRKLLASLADRGISSVGSQPVGTSSRGHLIRTGDIARMIAFPPT is encoded by the coding sequence ATGACACCTGAGACACACGAAAGCCTTCTCGGCTACATCAAGCGACGGTCGGACGCGGAAGGCTTCCCTGAAGCAGGCGGTTTCCTAACGATGCTCGGGCAGTCCTACGGGCGCGCTATGGTCGAGGAGGCTGAGCGACTGGCCGAGGATCTCGATATTGACTTGGCGACGCTGGAGCCGATCCTGCCGTCCGCCCAGTCAAAAGACCCTGCGCTCGACTGGTCGTTCCATCGAATGCATCGCGACCCGGTTTGCCCATCATGTATCGCCGCCTGTCAACCTCGCCGGAAAGAGTGGCGACACGCTATGGTTTCGGCATGTGCCGAGCACGGCTGTCAGCTGATCGATGAATGCCCCGGCTGTGGGGGGCCTCTGACCCTGCTTGGTGACGGGTATGCGGGCTGCCTATGCGGCGCTCACTACGGCGATGCGAATGCTGTGCCAGCCAGCTCTCTCGAGACCGAATTCTCAAGGATGATAGCGGGGCGATCAGCCAAACTTGCGGGTGTTGAGCTTTGTGCAGACGACGGTTTGCACAATGCCCGCACGGTGTGGTTTTTGAGCGCAAACATGGCCAAGGCGCGGACCGGGAAAGAAGGCAAGTCGATCTATCCCAAGACCGTCACAGAAGCGCGCGCCTGGCTGAAACCGGTTGAAGCTCTCCTGCTCGATTGGCCAACGGCATTCGACGATCACGTCGTGCAAAGATGGAACGCTCCGGGTGCAGAGGGTATGACGGCCGCCATGCGGTTGGGCGCCTGGTATCGCGGTCTTCTTAGGCAGAAAGGTGCGTTGGCTAAAGCACTTCTGTCCCGGTGCCTCATCGTTGTCAGCACAGTGTGTGGTGACGCATACAAGACCAATCGTCATAAAGATGGCTCTACTTGGGTGAGCGCGGCTCAGGCTGGAGATATTCTGGGCATTCGGAGCGAGAGGGTTGTCGAGGCAGTTCGAGACGGAACGATGATTGGGTCGCAGGGAAGGTCAGGCACCGGTCACCTCCATACGATTGTCAGAATGCAAGATGTTGAAGAGGTTCACGAGCTACGAGCACGATCCGGGACCAAGGAAAAGGTCCGCAGCATCCTCGGTGTTTCGCGAAAACAATTCCAACTCATGGATGAGGCGAAGTTTTTTGGTGATGAATGCAGGATGCCACCGCATCCCTGTGTCGATGGTGTTTTCGACCTCGAAAATATCCGCAATATATTGGATAGAATCCGGCAGGGCCCCCGAGACGACAACGCAGATCCCGCTGGGCTCGTCTCCTTTCGGAAGATCAACCTGCGCAGGACGACCGATCGGACCGCGGTCCTGAAGATCTATCGCCTGATAGCCAACCGTGAACTTCGGGCGCTGAAATTCGCTCAAGATGATAGCCTCGGTGATGCCCTGTTCAGCGAAGCGGAGATCTCCCGTCTTTTGCAAGAGCAGGGCGGCGCGCGTGCATGGACTGCCGGAGAGATTGCGGGATTTTCCGGGTGGAAGCCCGAATGCGTTACCGGGTGGTGCGAGCAGGGTTTGCTTCAAGCGACCAGAGGAAAGCGAGGCTCTTTCAACGTCTGGCAGATTTCTGAGGAAGCGCTCTCCCGGTTCCGCCAGGAATTCCAGGTGGTCTCGGACCTTGCGAAGGAAGGCAAGACTACCTCGCGAAAGCTGCTCGCATCCCTCGCAGATCGCGGGATCTCCTCGGTCGGGTCGCAGCCGGTAGGGACATCATCCCGTGGGCATCTGATCCGAACCGGTGACATTGCCCGGATGATTGCGTTTCCGCCAACCTGA
- a CDS encoding TniB family NTP-binding protein — MNNISLKDLRISHARYDRALNQMLEAIELAGSDGTCIPFLGPTRVGKSDLISAVKSQVSKDRYGPGYILPTPDFLYGEISPKPNDSELYASVIRTMGRVGANSKLPLLQDRMYDLLEQRDVRIVALDECSHCAEPGANLTRRAAADHFKTIIDRSGVILILMGLPKAQRLIDENEQFAARSMATIELNPYRWTNPDDRNEFTTVIYSIFDYLEERGISLEFDWIDMSRRLFAASGGRVGMVIELLQVAVRSTARDGVLAMSGMGKAADIRLQGLSRLAPIFNPDPPQDDVLLRSYAKVMRDAGLQLPDPNSSLEIDAFRAAQEEALAA; from the coding sequence GTGAACAATATCTCCCTGAAGGATCTGCGGATCTCACACGCGCGCTACGATAGGGCACTGAACCAGATGCTCGAGGCAATCGAGCTGGCAGGTTCGGACGGCACCTGCATTCCGTTTCTTGGGCCCACCCGCGTCGGTAAGTCCGACCTCATTTCAGCCGTAAAAAGCCAAGTGTCGAAAGACAGATACGGACCAGGGTACATTCTCCCTACACCAGATTTCCTCTACGGCGAGATATCACCCAAACCGAACGACTCAGAGCTCTATGCGTCCGTCATTCGCACTATGGGGCGTGTCGGGGCGAATTCAAAGCTCCCACTATTGCAGGACAGGATGTATGATCTGCTCGAACAGCGCGACGTTCGGATCGTGGCTCTCGATGAGTGCAGCCATTGCGCCGAGCCGGGTGCGAACCTCACCCGGCGCGCCGCGGCGGATCATTTCAAGACCATCATCGATCGGTCAGGTGTGATCCTCATCCTGATGGGCCTGCCAAAGGCCCAGCGCCTCATCGACGAGAACGAGCAATTTGCAGCGCGGTCCATGGCAACGATCGAGCTCAACCCTTATCGCTGGACGAACCCTGATGACCGCAACGAATTCACCACGGTAATCTACAGTATATTCGACTACCTCGAGGAGCGCGGCATCTCGCTCGAATTCGACTGGATCGACATGTCCCGGCGCCTCTTCGCGGCTTCCGGAGGTCGTGTCGGCATGGTAATCGAACTGCTTCAGGTCGCCGTTCGATCCACTGCGCGAGACGGTGTCTTGGCTATGTCGGGCATGGGGAAGGCAGCCGACATACGGCTTCAGGGCCTCTCTCGCCTTGCGCCGATCTTCAACCCCGATCCCCCGCAAGATGACGTTCTTCTTCGATCTTATGCGAAGGTCATGCGGGACGCGGGATTGCAGCTACCCGATCCGAATTCATCACTCGAAATTGATGCCTTCCGGGCTGCGCAAGAAGAAGCGCTTGCAGCATGA
- a CDS encoding integrase catalytic domain-containing protein: protein MNKIQSYDGRHLRDGETLYRVIGRVHGKPSVILDLNGAQTEITLEEYHRQIGLGNVSEGQEPIFCDRVFNDQEAFEAAFRKRILELVDRYQELGLTWAEIKNEMGIELQKDPRFASRSSKLPAVRTIQKYRSDFCAKGNLALVDKRSQSGNYTIRYDDILRDVVLDLLEESYLASDRMTMTDLASQSRINYLKRFSEERPKEEPGNHGRKAVESILDDFIPHSDVLKKRLGKKVARKALLQAGSFQKIEHAYDRLEVDSTQADIFVIYDGKLIRPWLTLVVDAATGFIVGLVVSLENPTGLTTATALFEAMTGNDEEFFNRFGIKNRVHVAGYPLTVVADQGSENSGEIIDRLLSTTAIELQKNIPGHPEKKPFVERAMSTLKTFVTKLEGATQTRELSFKDRYDRAISEACWTFDEFIQKVQVWRYDVYGALPRRRVQSPLKRKESPIESWRRLSTEAYVPEPPNKQTLAQMFYCQAAKRTVHNYGIEVGYVQYSSPQLRMLKQNAKGKLEVDIRINPADIREIIMSHPKSGETFYVPCKDPEMPAISVAERDRIIAMNRRDPDDYLSAQEVLAALVAGKHHKPSKATSKGGKARHAAQRKRRDDEITQRSNRSRNPAAPDIASRATMPVFAPKRRNRILQRG, encoded by the coding sequence ATGAACAAGATCCAGTCATATGATGGTCGCCACCTTCGCGATGGCGAAACCCTTTACCGCGTGATCGGCCGCGTTCATGGAAAGCCCTCGGTGATCCTCGATTTGAACGGGGCGCAGACAGAAATCACTCTCGAGGAGTATCATCGCCAGATCGGGCTGGGTAATGTCTCCGAGGGGCAGGAGCCAATTTTTTGCGATCGAGTATTCAATGACCAGGAAGCATTCGAAGCGGCTTTCCGTAAGCGCATCCTTGAATTGGTCGACCGCTATCAGGAATTGGGCCTCACTTGGGCTGAGATAAAAAATGAGATGGGGATCGAGCTTCAGAAAGACCCACGATTCGCTTCGCGATCTTCGAAGCTCCCTGCCGTTCGCACGATTCAGAAGTATCGCTCTGATTTCTGTGCGAAAGGCAATCTCGCCTTAGTAGATAAACGGTCTCAATCCGGAAATTACACTATCCGCTACGACGATATTTTGCGTGATGTCGTCCTCGATCTTCTCGAGGAATCCTATCTCGCATCCGACCGTATGACGATGACTGACCTGGCTTCGCAATCTCGGATCAATTATTTGAAGCGTTTTTCGGAAGAGCGGCCGAAAGAAGAGCCTGGAAATCATGGTCGAAAGGCCGTGGAGTCGATACTTGATGACTTCATTCCCCATTCTGACGTCTTGAAAAAACGGCTGGGAAAGAAGGTTGCGCGAAAGGCCCTACTCCAAGCTGGCAGTTTTCAAAAAATCGAACATGCCTATGACAGGCTTGAGGTCGACTCCACGCAGGCCGATATTTTCGTGATCTACGATGGTAAACTGATCAGGCCATGGCTCACGCTGGTTGTGGATGCAGCAACGGGCTTCATTGTCGGACTCGTGGTTTCTCTTGAGAATCCGACGGGTTTGACAACCGCGACCGCGCTCTTCGAGGCCATGACAGGGAATGATGAAGAGTTCTTCAATCGGTTCGGTATCAAGAATCGTGTGCACGTTGCCGGCTACCCCCTGACTGTCGTAGCAGACCAAGGCTCCGAGAACTCGGGCGAAATCATCGACCGCCTACTATCGACGACTGCCATCGAGCTGCAAAAGAACATCCCTGGACATCCGGAAAAAAAGCCATTTGTTGAGCGCGCCATGTCGACTCTCAAGACCTTCGTGACAAAGCTTGAGGGTGCGACTCAAACTCGGGAGCTCTCTTTCAAGGATCGTTACGATCGGGCCATCTCGGAGGCATGCTGGACTTTTGACGAGTTCATCCAGAAGGTTCAGGTCTGGCGCTACGATGTCTATGGCGCCCTTCCTCGCCGACGGGTGCAGTCGCCTCTGAAGCGCAAAGAGAGCCCGATCGAGAGCTGGCGTCGTCTTTCTACTGAAGCCTACGTCCCAGAACCGCCGAACAAACAGACGCTCGCCCAGATGTTTTACTGCCAGGCTGCAAAGAGGACTGTTCACAACTACGGTATCGAAGTGGGATATGTTCAGTATTCGTCGCCTCAGCTCCGCATGCTCAAGCAAAATGCAAAGGGCAAACTGGAGGTCGATATTCGGATCAATCCGGCCGATATCCGGGAAATTATCATGTCGCATCCGAAATCCGGAGAGACATTTTATGTTCCCTGCAAGGACCCCGAAATGCCTGCCATTTCCGTGGCGGAGCGGGACCGCATTATTGCTATGAATAGACGTGATCCCGATGACTACCTGTCTGCGCAAGAGGTTCTGGCTGCCTTGGTGGCGGGCAAGCACCACAAGCCTTCCAAGGCTACCTCCAAGGGGGGCAAGGCGCGACATGCCGCTCAGCGCAAGCGGCGCGACGATGAGATCACTCAGCGGAGCAACCGGTCGAGAAACCCAGCAGCTCCAGACATCGCCTCCCGCGCCACAATGCCGGTATTCGCCCCTAAGCGGCGCAACCGTATTTTACAACGAGGATAA
- a CDS encoding GIY-YIG nuclease family protein, whose product MGKGFTDDDDALLAELGIAVEQKKQVKRTPREERIIAGFEDIQKFVTEQGRLPRHSEDGDIFERLYAVRLERIRELPEASDLLAELDHGNLLADAEPAEGTDDLDDDALLAALGVEVEASPITELKHVRSASERKASDDVANRQRCEDFDQFKPLFEKVQRELDSGARETRPFELKAEIRQGRFFIVEGQKAYVAEMGETTLTDQGRTDARLRVIFDNGTESNMLMRSLQRALNKDDAGRRITEAGAGPLFSDAPEEGDSTTGTIYVLRSKSDHPLVAANRDLIHKIGVTTMPVEKRIAGAQLQPTFLMAQVEVVATYELYNINQTRLENLIHRIFGKAQLDIQIADRFGRPTSPREWFLVPLFVIDDAVEKIREGTITGYEYDPERAELVER is encoded by the coding sequence ATGGGTAAAGGTTTCACCGACGACGACGATGCCCTCCTTGCTGAGCTTGGCATTGCAGTGGAGCAGAAAAAGCAGGTCAAACGAACACCCCGCGAAGAGCGAATCATTGCGGGGTTTGAGGACATCCAGAAGTTCGTCACCGAACAGGGCCGACTGCCGCGCCACTCGGAAGACGGAGACATTTTCGAGCGCCTCTATGCGGTGCGCCTTGAGCGCATCAGGGAGCTTCCGGAAGCCTCAGACCTTCTGGCAGAGTTGGACCATGGCAACCTGCTGGCTGACGCTGAGCCTGCGGAAGGCACCGACGACCTCGACGACGATGCCCTTCTGGCAGCTCTGGGTGTCGAGGTCGAGGCCAGCCCGATTACCGAGCTGAAGCATGTCCGCTCTGCCTCTGAGAGGAAGGCATCTGACGATGTCGCAAACCGCCAGCGATGCGAAGACTTCGACCAATTCAAGCCGCTGTTTGAAAAGGTTCAACGCGAGTTGGACTCCGGCGCGCGGGAAACCCGACCATTCGAGCTTAAAGCCGAAATTCGACAGGGGCGGTTTTTCATCGTCGAAGGCCAAAAAGCCTACGTAGCAGAGATGGGCGAGACGACGCTCACCGATCAGGGCCGCACCGATGCGCGATTGCGGGTGATTTTCGACAATGGCACGGAAAGCAATATGTTGATGCGCTCACTGCAGCGGGCGCTCAACAAGGATGACGCTGGGCGCCGAATTACGGAAGCTGGCGCCGGGCCGCTGTTTTCGGACGCTCCCGAAGAGGGCGATAGCACAACAGGCACGATCTATGTGTTGCGCAGCAAGTCCGATCATCCGCTTGTGGCCGCCAATCGCGATCTGATCCACAAGATCGGCGTAACGACCATGCCCGTGGAAAAGCGGATCGCAGGTGCGCAGCTGCAGCCGACATTCCTGATGGCGCAGGTGGAGGTCGTTGCGACCTATGAACTGTACAACATCAATCAGACCAGGCTGGAAAACCTGATCCATCGCATCTTTGGCAAGGCACAGCTCGACATCCAGATTGCCGATCGCTTTGGTCGTCCGACCTCCCCGCGCGAGTGGTTTCTGGTGCCGCTATTTGTCATTGATGATGCTGTAGAGAAGATCAGGGAGGGCACGATCACCGGCTATGAATACGATCCCGAAAGGGCGGAGTTGGTCGAGCGCTGA